From a region of the Microterricola gilva genome:
- a CDS encoding N-acetylneuraminate synthase family protein produces MDLQIAGRKIGLEYPTYFVADIAASHDGDLDRAVALIHLAAEAGAEAAKFQNFAAKEIVSDKGFAELGGKLSHQASWTKPVTEVYAEASIPHAWTPVLKQACDDAGIHYFSAAYDFEAIDMLEPYVPAYKIGSGDITWLEAISYTASKGKPMLLATGASSIGDVDAAMQAVRKHTNDIVLMQCNTNYTASHDNFNFLDLNVLKSFAQLYPDVVLGLSDHTPGHASTLGAIALGARVVEKHFTDDTTRPGPDHLFSMDPITWRDMVDRSRELEASLGTSYKHVEANEVDTVVVQRRAVRFRRDVAAGTVLSRNDLVVLRPCPADAIPASKVESLVGLVVRRDVSADDAVSWSDLERQP; encoded by the coding sequence ATGGACCTTCAGATTGCCGGCAGAAAGATCGGGCTTGAGTACCCGACATATTTCGTCGCCGATATCGCCGCCAGCCACGACGGGGATCTGGATCGGGCCGTCGCTCTCATCCACCTCGCTGCAGAGGCAGGTGCGGAGGCTGCGAAGTTTCAGAACTTCGCAGCGAAAGAGATCGTCTCCGACAAGGGTTTCGCGGAGCTTGGCGGAAAGCTGAGCCACCAGGCGTCCTGGACAAAGCCAGTAACAGAGGTCTACGCCGAGGCGTCTATTCCCCACGCGTGGACGCCGGTGCTGAAGCAGGCGTGTGACGACGCAGGCATCCACTACTTTTCCGCTGCTTACGATTTCGAAGCAATTGACATGCTTGAGCCGTACGTTCCGGCGTACAAGATCGGAAGCGGGGACATTACTTGGCTCGAGGCGATCAGCTACACCGCTTCAAAGGGCAAGCCAATGCTGTTGGCGACCGGAGCGTCAAGCATTGGCGATGTCGATGCCGCGATGCAAGCAGTGCGCAAGCACACCAACGATATTGTCTTGATGCAGTGCAACACGAACTACACGGCATCACACGACAACTTCAACTTCCTTGATCTGAACGTGTTGAAGTCATTCGCCCAGTTGTATCCCGATGTGGTGCTGGGTCTGTCTGATCACACGCCAGGACATGCCTCAACGCTTGGCGCCATTGCTCTTGGTGCTCGCGTGGTTGAGAAGCACTTCACCGACGACACAACCCGACCCGGACCAGACCACCTCTTCTCAATGGACCCGATCACGTGGCGAGACATGGTTGATCGTTCGCGTGAGCTGGAGGCGTCACTCGGAACGTCGTACAAGCACGTGGAGGCCAACGAAGTTGACACCGTCGTCGTGCAACGTCGTGCGGTTCGTTTCCGCAGGGATGTCGCTGCTGGAACGGTCCTCAGCCGCAACGATCTCGTCGTGCTCCGGCCATGTCCTGCTGACGCTATCCCGGCGAGCAAGGTTGAGTCGCTCGTGGGCCTGGTAGTCCGCCGTGACGTGTCGGCCGACGATGCCGTGAGCTGGAGCGACCTCGAACGGCAGCCCTAG
- a CDS encoding SDR family oxidoreductase, whose product MPRWLVTGATGLLGSNVALRLGEESEIVLTARSAPRSAPATFLAADLASANSRSGLVDRAAADVIFHSAAISSIEACESNPALAQLVNVDASADLARQAYAVGSKFVFISTDAVFDGSIGNYSETDPASPSTEYGRSKVRAENAVLEANPDAIIARVNFYGWSPTGRRSLAEFFHRELAAGHTVNGFTDTVVSTMYVGDLVESIALLVAHRASGIFNVVSSEPISKYDFGRNIAKAFGFDPLLVREATSADHLADRRGSQMSLSVDKFWSTTGSRPVGQLDGIARLRAAFDSGVPEIIKQYAN is encoded by the coding sequence ATGCCACGGTGGTTGGTGACCGGGGCCACTGGCCTGCTTGGTTCGAACGTCGCATTGCGGCTTGGCGAAGAGTCAGAGATCGTTCTGACAGCTCGGAGCGCGCCCAGGTCCGCCCCAGCGACCTTCCTCGCCGCCGATCTCGCTTCTGCCAACAGTCGAAGTGGATTGGTGGATCGTGCGGCTGCCGACGTCATTTTCCATTCCGCCGCCATCTCGTCGATCGAGGCCTGCGAATCCAACCCGGCGCTCGCACAGTTGGTCAACGTTGACGCTTCAGCCGATTTAGCGCGCCAGGCTTACGCCGTTGGAAGCAAATTCGTTTTCATTTCAACCGACGCGGTCTTCGACGGATCCATCGGAAACTATTCCGAAACCGATCCCGCCTCTCCATCAACTGAGTACGGGCGAAGCAAAGTACGGGCCGAGAATGCGGTGCTCGAGGCCAATCCAGATGCAATCATCGCCCGCGTCAACTTCTACGGGTGGAGTCCTACCGGACGACGAAGCCTTGCGGAGTTCTTTCATCGCGAGCTTGCGGCCGGTCACACAGTGAACGGTTTCACGGACACTGTTGTAAGCACGATGTATGTTGGGGATCTCGTTGAGAGCATCGCGCTTCTCGTCGCTCATCGCGCGAGTGGAATTTTCAACGTCGTGAGCAGCGAGCCAATTTCAAAGTACGATTTCGGCCGCAACATCGCTAAGGCCTTCGGCTTCGATCCCCTTCTGGTGAGGGAAGCCACCTCGGCGGATCATCTCGCAGACCGCCGCGGGTCGCAGATGAGCCTCTCGGTCGACAAGTTCTGGAGTACGACCGGTTCCCGACCGGTAGGGCAGCTTGACGGTATTGCGCGGCTCCGAGCGGCGTTCGATTCCGGTGTGCCGGAGATCATCAAACAGTACGCGAACTAG
- the pseB gene encoding UDP-N-acetylglucosamine 4,6-dehydratase (inverting): MSILSGSSVLITGGTGSLGKALIGELLANHDVRRLAIFSRDELKQLEVRRMFNDDPRLRFFIGDIRDAARLRRAFHGVDYVIHAAALKQVDTAEYNPSEFVATNIAGSQNVIDASIDSGVKKVVALSTDKASSPINLYGATKLVGDRLFISSNHYAAGYETRFAVVRYGNVMGSRGSIVPAWRALAERGESLPITDNRMTRFWITISQAVGFVLESFESMSGGELYVPRIPSMRITDLAEAIAPGARTHEIGIRPGEKLHEEMIAPDDSRRTLNLGSRYVVMPHIGGWGYEAPAGTPVEDGFAYYSNTNDLWLSVDELREMIRAND; this comes from the coding sequence ATGTCAATTCTTAGTGGAAGTTCCGTTCTCATCACCGGCGGAACTGGTTCATTGGGAAAAGCACTCATTGGTGAGCTTCTCGCCAACCATGATGTCCGCCGCTTGGCCATTTTCAGCCGTGACGAATTGAAGCAGCTTGAAGTTCGCCGGATGTTCAACGATGACCCGCGTCTTCGCTTCTTTATTGGCGATATCCGAGATGCGGCGCGCTTGCGTCGTGCTTTTCACGGCGTAGATTACGTCATTCACGCTGCGGCGTTGAAGCAAGTTGACACGGCCGAGTATAACCCTTCGGAATTTGTCGCCACGAACATTGCCGGCTCGCAGAACGTGATCGATGCATCGATCGACAGTGGAGTCAAGAAGGTCGTCGCGCTGTCAACCGACAAGGCATCCAGCCCTATCAACTTGTACGGTGCCACGAAGCTCGTCGGAGACCGGCTCTTCATCAGCAGTAATCACTATGCTGCCGGCTACGAAACGCGCTTTGCTGTCGTGCGGTACGGCAATGTCATGGGATCCCGTGGAAGCATCGTCCCTGCATGGCGTGCGCTCGCCGAGCGCGGCGAGTCGCTACCGATCACTGACAACCGCATGACTCGCTTCTGGATCACGATCTCGCAGGCCGTCGGCTTCGTGCTCGAGTCGTTTGAGAGTATGTCCGGCGGTGAGCTGTACGTCCCTCGAATTCCCTCAATGCGTATTACCGATCTGGCTGAAGCTATCGCCCCTGGAGCACGCACGCACGAGATCGGGATCCGTCCAGGCGAGAAGCTTCACGAGGAAATGATTGCTCCGGACGACTCCCGCCGCACGCTCAACTTGGGATCCCGCTATGTCGTCATGCCGCACATCGGTGGCTGGGGATACGAGGCGCCAGCAGGCACGCCTGTTGAAGATGGATTCGCCTACTACTCCAACACCAACGATCTGTGGCTGTCAGTCGATGAGCTGCGCGAGATGATCCGAGCGAACGACTAA
- a CDS encoding lipopolysaccharide biosynthesis protein — MTTGSLYTLGLVAPIISMLLTTPLVTRALGPEGYGTVGVAITLNQVGAILLGFGLPYAITRHAIIRKSGVRGASFLVAFGTLLALLTGAALAVLVPLWGPLVLTNGDSDVLIWPVISAVGLAMLSLTQAFLRAVDRVWLFVGLGTLSSLLAPALGFGMLLALGPLPSNYLSGLGMGHLIAGIVSILATVMIAVPKISMRELWQSIRIGAPTIVHTIATTFLISALVVLASQMAGAEVAGRLQLGLLLGTAPIILLGAFNNSWAPIVYRSSDATRSNVLQDTLRIVSLLVFVLVGGYCTLAPVVVPFIAGPSLFTPEMLGASLVATIAAPFMALYLANMHLVFLAGNTAWLTLTTPLSLVFSVGVVVAGIQLGDTTNLVIFACGVPAFYFAQWLISILLRRRTGFESPRIRSALPALCAAMALPAVVILLRIDAVVTGVLFVTLAAAFAFSTKVNGLFWNRAKGMGRR, encoded by the coding sequence GTGACCACGGGCAGCCTCTACACGCTGGGGCTTGTTGCGCCGATCATTTCGATGCTCCTCACCACTCCCCTAGTCACGAGAGCCCTCGGACCGGAAGGCTATGGAACCGTCGGCGTAGCAATCACGCTGAACCAAGTCGGCGCCATCCTCCTTGGATTCGGCCTTCCGTACGCCATCACCCGGCATGCAATCATACGGAAATCCGGCGTCAGAGGGGCGTCCTTCCTCGTAGCCTTCGGAACACTTCTCGCACTGCTCACGGGTGCTGCTCTCGCCGTTCTTGTCCCTCTTTGGGGGCCGTTGGTCCTTACGAACGGCGACAGCGATGTGCTGATCTGGCCCGTCATCTCCGCGGTCGGCCTAGCCATGCTTTCACTCACCCAGGCGTTCTTGCGCGCTGTCGACAGAGTGTGGCTCTTCGTTGGTCTCGGGACATTGTCGTCTCTGCTTGCGCCGGCTCTCGGGTTCGGGATGCTGCTGGCATTGGGCCCATTGCCTTCCAACTACCTGAGCGGGTTGGGTATGGGACATCTCATTGCTGGCATCGTCAGCATCCTCGCGACTGTGATGATCGCTGTGCCCAAGATCTCAATGCGCGAGCTCTGGCAGAGCATACGAATCGGCGCACCGACCATCGTGCACACCATCGCCACAACCTTTCTGATCAGCGCCCTCGTGGTTCTGGCTTCACAGATGGCAGGCGCAGAGGTGGCAGGAAGACTTCAGCTCGGACTGCTTCTCGGCACTGCGCCGATAATCCTTCTTGGTGCGTTCAATAACTCTTGGGCACCAATCGTTTATCGCTCAAGCGATGCCACTCGTTCGAACGTGCTGCAGGACACGCTCCGAATAGTGTCTCTGCTTGTTTTCGTCCTGGTCGGCGGTTACTGCACGCTGGCGCCCGTCGTCGTGCCGTTCATCGCCGGCCCCAGTCTCTTCACACCCGAAATGCTGGGTGCGTCCCTAGTGGCCACAATCGCGGCGCCCTTCATGGCCCTCTACCTTGCGAATATGCATCTGGTGTTCCTTGCGGGCAATACGGCTTGGTTGACGCTCACGACGCCTCTCTCTTTGGTGTTCAGCGTCGGAGTGGTGGTCGCTGGCATCCAGCTCGGAGACACTACCAATCTCGTCATTTTCGCGTGTGGAGTTCCAGCCTTCTACTTCGCGCAATGGTTGATCAGCATTCTGTTGCGTCGACGGACTGGATTCGAGTCGCCGCGGATTCGTTCCGCGCTGCCCGCGTTGTGCGCAGCAATGGCGCTTCCAGCAGTTGTTATTCTGCTTCGGATCGACGCTGTCGTTACGGGAGTCCTCTTCGTGACGCTCGCCGCTGCTTTCGCGTTCTCTACGAAAGTGAATGGCTTGTTTTGGAATCGGGCAAAGGGTATGGGACGACGATGA
- a CDS encoding glycosyltransferase family 2 protein encodes MSVSEVVDDVACIVVHHKSPETLVHTLGALTANGVAQDRILIVDNGNDATDRQIPGCDGYAVLYTRNRGYAAAVNDGVAHLKSTEQDRALTLVSTHESLAAPGAVRAMREEILGDPRIAVAGPTLLNADTGRQIWSVGGRLTPTLKLPRHWVNLDALANESNVDREWLDGAFTMYRTADLENFKLDETYFLYFEETDLHTRLRRAGHRVIWVPRARVSQKSSGIPSRLLGRNLFLFHRKLYSKNRGRIAVSFEITRSIARALLTKRGRWSSFLEIAKGWREGERMPASSLDSRERLAG; translated from the coding sequence TTGAGTGTCTCCGAAGTGGTCGATGACGTTGCGTGCATCGTCGTGCATCACAAGAGCCCTGAAACGCTGGTGCACACCCTTGGGGCGCTCACAGCCAACGGAGTGGCTCAGGATCGCATCCTCATTGTCGACAACGGGAATGACGCGACTGACCGCCAGATCCCCGGCTGTGACGGCTATGCGGTTTTGTACACGAGAAATCGCGGCTATGCCGCGGCCGTCAACGATGGGGTCGCGCACCTGAAGTCGACTGAGCAGGATCGAGCCCTCACGCTCGTTTCAACTCATGAGTCGCTTGCGGCGCCAGGGGCGGTTCGAGCGATGAGAGAAGAGATTCTCGGCGACCCGCGGATCGCGGTCGCGGGCCCCACTTTGCTGAATGCTGACACCGGCAGGCAGATTTGGTCAGTTGGTGGGAGGCTCACACCAACATTGAAATTGCCACGGCATTGGGTCAATCTTGACGCCTTGGCGAACGAATCGAATGTCGATCGAGAATGGCTCGACGGTGCATTTACGATGTATCGCACCGCCGACCTCGAGAATTTCAAGCTCGACGAGACGTACTTCCTCTACTTCGAGGAGACTGACCTACACACGAGACTCCGACGGGCCGGGCATAGAGTCATCTGGGTTCCGCGCGCGCGCGTCAGCCAGAAGTCCAGCGGAATCCCTTCACGGCTCCTGGGGCGGAACTTGTTTCTCTTCCACCGAAAACTGTACTCAAAGAACCGTGGACGGATAGCCGTCAGTTTCGAGATCACCCGTTCAATTGCCCGCGCGCTGCTCACAAAGCGCGGTCGGTGGTCTTCCTTTCTCGAGATCGCGAAAGGCTGGCGTGAGGGAGAGCGGATGCCCGCATCCTCGCTGGACAGCCGCGAGAGGCTGGCTGGCTAG